One genomic segment of Frondihabitans peucedani includes these proteins:
- a CDS encoding aldo/keto reductase: protein MVARHSSEAYTPFENEKLLGQVLGSDRDSVVVASKFATDFTDDGQPIGLDGSPEHARRAIDRSLRHLGTDHVDLWYLHRADPNVPIEDTVGAMAEAVTAGKARYIGVSETSAETLRRAHATFPITAIQSEYSLFERDAEHNG, encoded by the coding sequence ATGGTCGCACGTCATTCATCGGAGGCTTATACACCGTTCGAGAACGAGAAGCTCCTCGGCCAGGTGCTCGGCTCCGATCGAGACAGCGTCGTCGTCGCGTCTAAGTTCGCCACCGACTTCACCGACGACGGCCAGCCGATCGGTCTCGACGGCTCCCCAGAGCATGCACGACGGGCCATCGACCGGTCCCTCAGGCACCTCGGCACCGACCACGTCGACCTCTGGTACCTCCACCGGGCGGACCCGAACGTCCCGATCGAGGACACCGTCGGCGCGATGGCTGAAGCTGTGACCGCCGGTAAGGCCCGCTACATCGGCGTCTCCGAGACGTCAGCCGAGACCCTGCGCCGGGCGCACGCGACGTTCCCGATCACGGCGATCCAGTCCGAGTACAGCCTCTTCGAGCGCGACGCCGAGCACAACGGCG
- a CDS encoding recombinase family protein: MIPTSITGCGVLERPRSGFHGALEAIRDGDTLVVTSLERLGRLTQNMLEFAGETVAAVGGAAGVELWGRGCGYDEPRRVDGLQGDLSLGADGAPHQEGANG, translated from the coding sequence ATGATCCCTACGTCGATCACGGGGTGTGGGGTGCTCGAGCGTCCCCGGTCGGGCTTTCATGGGGCTCTCGAAGCCATTCGTGACGGTGACACACTCGTCGTCACGTCATTGGAGCGGTTGGGCCGGTTGACGCAGAACATGCTCGAATTCGCAGGGGAGACTGTGGCTGCGGTCGGAGGGGCTGCAGGTGTTGAACTTTGGGGGAGGGGATGTGGATACGACGAACCCCGCAGGGTCGATGGCCTCCAGGGTGATCTCAGCCTTGGCGCAGATGGAGCGCCACATCAAGAGGGAGCGAACGGCTGA